In the Octopus bimaculoides isolate UCB-OBI-ISO-001 chromosome 7, ASM119413v2, whole genome shotgun sequence genome, tatttttttatttttattgtatgatTCTGTCCAGTCGTTTGCCTGCAATTTACAATTGTTGTTCTTGAGCTgtgtatgtttattcttttactcaggAAACCAAGTGGAGAGGCCCAAGAGGCTTAAAACAGGACATTTTTGCCATAGAACTATGaacagtctcaggcaggttggaaTCAAAAGGGTTCATCTGTCAGTTACATTACCATCACAGTCTGACTGAATTGCCTTCAGGGAATTCACTCTGTGGTAAGAATTCAGATTGGTCTCTGGTTTCAGAGAATAACTTCATCTCACCAAACCCAGAAGCTCTGCAAAGGTTTGCGGAGCATTGCCCTTCCACCAATGTCtaagcacatgcacacaatatgtatatacatatacaggtaaaaGCTAGAGACAGGAAGGGTGTCTGGCCGTAGAGTAAGACCTCAGCAATCTATTCATCAAACCCAGGCTCCTATGGAGAAATGGATACAAAACACGAATGGtaaatgttagaaatggttacAATTAAAGAAATGTAGGTGTGAAATAAGAATCAGTGAAACAACTTACATAAAACTGCTGAGCATCTGTTTGGTATCTTCTGAAGAACGAGAATTGGCAAAACTAATGAAAGAACAATAGACTGCAGCCCAAGCACACCATTTTAActggaaaagaaaatagtttattaacccatgattattattattattattattgtggtaagatggcagaaccgttagcatgctggacaaaatgcctggctgcgtttcatcagtctttatgttctgagttcaaattctgctaaggttgattttgccttccatcattttggggtcaataaattaagtaccagttgaacactggggtcgatgtaatcaattcatccccttccccaaaattgctgccattgtggcaaaatttgaaatgattattattggacctaagaagcatcagttgtggtgtgcaagagacgactgcgctggtatggtcatgtggcgagaatggatgaggatagctgtgtgaaaaagtgccacaccctagcggttgagggaacccgtggaagaggtagacccaggaaaacctgggataaggcaatgacttgtgaccgagacctttggaaattatgcagtgtgtgagaagacccggcaagccaagtgagaccataatatgaggcctctgccaggggtgtagccagcccgcTTACGcgtacctctccttcattggacactaaactctgcttgcgaagacctgttggggcaagtgaaatcgaaatcgaaccaaatttgacgatggaaccctaaaacccttcaatgccaGTTTTCTTCCTGGTTTTATATACTGTGCTGGGTACAGTATCAGAGCAGTTCTCCTGCTCTGATTGTGTCCACTTCGCCTGTCTCCATGGTAACCATTATCAGAATTTGTTGGCCAAGAGAAACAGACTGGACAATGGGAAGAGTGCTCTATGTCCCAACTGTCATACTACATCCCACATGAATTCTCTCTGCATGGGGATGGTCATCAGAGTTAGGTGAAGATAGGATGTAACAGGGGCTACATAGCCGTCACTTCTATctctcaaacaacaacaataaacatgaaacaaagtCTGAAATTGTAGATTTGTTACTTACTTTCATCATTAGTCCACACATACTGAATATCATGCCCAGTAAGTTCATATAATCTGGGGTGGGGTCATCAACTGGTCCACCACTGGGCGGGGACTTGTACCTGGAAGAAATTTAGCAATTAACTTAATGATgcattacaaaatttatatataacaaattcttTAACCTTTGGTCAGTCTTATGAATAATCAGCTCTATGATGAGAGACACTCCAACTATGGCCATTTAGctgtattttgtttgtaaacaAAGAGTCACATCAAACAATAT is a window encoding:
- the LOC106872247 gene encoding PAT complex subunit Asterix; translation: MSASTVPSVNNAHDPRRPNKVTRYKSPPSGGPVDDPTPDYMNLLGMIFSMCGLMMKLKWCAWAAVYCSFISFANSRSSEDTKQMLSSFMLSISAVVMSYLQNPQPMSPPW